Proteins found in one Brevibacillus brevis genomic segment:
- a CDS encoding GNAT family N-acetyltransferase has product MEQICLCQDIKVDKQYRGYHVGKKLIDQAKRWMKDGGMTGIMLEKQNNNVRACKFNESCGFVIGGFDSYVYTGLDKDSDEIAIYWYLMLD; this is encoded by the coding sequence TTGGAACAAATATGCCTATGTCAAGATATTAAAGTTGATAAGCAATATAGAGGATACCATGTCGGTAAAAAACTAATCGATCAGGCTAAACGCTGGATGAAGGATGGCGGTATGACGGGAATCATGCTGGAGAAACAAAATAATAATGTCCGCGCATGTAAATTCAACGAAAGTTGTGGTTTTGTCATCGGAGGTTTCGATTCCTACGTCTACACAGGTCTAGATAAAGATAGTGATGAGATAGCAATTTATTGGTATCTCATGCTTGATTAA
- a CDS encoding methyl-accepting chemotaxis protein, producing MKWTIGKKLGSAYALILVIMLFMGITTIIKMEQMNQKMVEMNTNWRPGLEDILKINMTLETVYGVTQTMLTTENMDDKNKYAKQVDEQFAYMDGLLASYEKTIFSEEDRNNFEGLKQALQKYEDFSPQYVAIAKKVDIRRPATDADMAELERIKKKGSELFVERKKYLDAMMTSNSEGAQRAGAESAELYESVRRDLNILLVISIIACVALAVVLTSSIRRPILRLMEEMKKVADGDLRVEPLVVKSRDEILDLANSFNDMTRSLTTVIRQVGGTSEQVASSAEQLTASADQTSRATEQIAFTVQEVAAGVDRQVASVENGAKSIDDMSRGIRQIANNAQQTSNMVSEVANMAGEGNQSIQAAVQQMNAIHTSMRELASVVDGLGNHSQAIGEIIEVITGIADQTNLLALNAAIEAARAGEHGRGFAVVADEVRKLAEQSAQSAQKIAQLISTIQTDTKVAVESMESGTREVQEGIRVVHRAGETFGQIQSSIGTVADQIHDVSASAQEVSAHSEQVVQAMELVREVSDLTADGTQNVSAATQEQLASMEEIASSATALSNMAEELQHMIRRFKV from the coding sequence ATGAAATGGACGATCGGAAAAAAATTGGGTAGTGCGTACGCGCTGATCCTGGTCATTATGCTGTTTATGGGGATCACGACCATTATCAAGATGGAACAAATGAATCAGAAGATGGTGGAAATGAATACGAACTGGCGCCCAGGTCTGGAAGATATTTTGAAGATCAACATGACGCTGGAAACCGTTTATGGAGTTACGCAAACCATGCTTACGACAGAGAACATGGATGACAAGAACAAGTACGCAAAGCAAGTTGATGAACAATTTGCCTATATGGACGGCTTATTGGCAAGCTATGAAAAAACGATCTTCAGTGAAGAGGACCGTAACAATTTTGAAGGATTGAAGCAGGCGCTGCAAAAATACGAGGATTTCAGTCCGCAATACGTGGCAATCGCCAAAAAGGTCGACATCAGAAGACCAGCTACGGATGCAGACATGGCCGAGCTGGAGCGCATCAAGAAAAAAGGCAGTGAATTGTTTGTAGAACGCAAGAAATATTTGGATGCCATGATGACGAGTAACAGTGAGGGAGCACAACGCGCTGGCGCAGAAAGTGCGGAACTTTATGAGTCAGTCAGGCGGGACCTAAATATTCTCTTGGTTATCTCTATCATTGCGTGTGTGGCGCTAGCTGTCGTACTGACGTCAAGCATCCGTCGACCGATCTTGCGTTTGATGGAAGAGATGAAGAAAGTGGCTGATGGTGATTTGCGTGTGGAGCCATTGGTTGTCAAGAGTCGTGACGAGATTTTGGATCTGGCGAATTCGTTCAATGATATGACTAGAAGTTTAACTACAGTCATTCGTCAGGTAGGCGGAACTTCCGAGCAGGTAGCCTCATCGGCTGAGCAATTGACGGCAAGTGCAGATCAGACCAGCAGGGCCACTGAACAAATTGCTTTTACTGTTCAAGAAGTGGCAGCAGGTGTCGATCGCCAGGTAGCGAGTGTGGAGAATGGGGCGAAATCCATTGATGATATGTCACGAGGAATTCGCCAAATCGCAAATAACGCACAGCAAACATCCAATATGGTGAGCGAAGTCGCCAACATGGCAGGAGAAGGGAACCAGTCGATTCAGGCAGCGGTTCAACAAATGAATGCGATCCACACCTCCATGCGTGAGCTCGCATCCGTGGTAGATGGTCTGGGCAATCATTCTCAAGCAATCGGAGAGATTATTGAGGTCATAACAGGCATTGCGGATCAGACCAATCTGCTGGCCCTCAATGCAGCGATTGAAGCAGCACGCGCAGGAGAGCATGGCCGTGGATTCGCGGTCGTAGCAGATGAGGTGCGAAAGCTGGCGGAGCAATCGGCTCAGTCCGCCCAAAAAATTGCGCAGTTGATCAGTACGATTCAGACAGATACAAAAGTCGCGGTTGAATCGATGGAGTCAGGCACGCGGGAAGTACAAGAAGGAATTCGCGTCGTTCATCGTGCGGGCGAAACTTTCGGTCAAATTCAGAGCTCGATTGGTACAGTAGCTGACCAAATACACGACGTGTCCGCATCTGCCCAGGAAGTGTCTGCCCATTCCGAACAAGTCGTACAAGCGATGGAGCTGGTCAGAGAAGTTTCCGACTTGACTGCTGATGGCACGCAAAACGTTTCCGCTGCTACACAGGAGCAGCTCGCTTCTATGGAGGAAATCGCTTCGTCAGCGACAGCTCTTTCCAATATGGCAGAAGAACTGCAGCACATGATTCGCCGATTTAAGGTGTAG
- the motA gene encoding flagellar motor stator protein MotA produces the protein MEKSTLIGIVLGIVAVVVGMILKHASPMALLNPAAFMIIIVGTIAALFNAFPMSEIKRIPALFKIIFKEEKLPEKRELIGQFMNWASIARREGLLALENTSDEIEDPFLRNGMKMIIDGGEPDFVRDVLNEEIHAIEERHQAGALVFSQAGSYAPTLGVLGAVVGLIAALGNLSDIDALGISIAAAFVATLLGIFTGYVLWHPFATKLKRKSKAEIEIKKIMVEGLLSIQAGVSPTAIEQKLLVYIPYQERAEMKEEMKEEKREEGAAVNG, from the coding sequence ATGGAAAAGTCTACCTTGATAGGTATAGTTTTAGGTATTGTCGCAGTAGTAGTCGGGATGATCTTGAAGCATGCAAGTCCGATGGCATTACTGAATCCAGCAGCATTTATGATCATCATCGTAGGTACGATTGCTGCCCTTTTCAACGCATTTCCCATGTCGGAAATCAAGCGTATTCCTGCCCTTTTCAAGATAATTTTTAAAGAAGAAAAGCTCCCTGAAAAAAGAGAATTGATCGGTCAGTTTATGAACTGGGCTTCCATCGCTCGTCGCGAAGGATTGCTTGCACTGGAAAACACTTCTGATGAGATTGAAGATCCATTTCTGCGTAACGGCATGAAGATGATTATTGATGGTGGGGAACCGGATTTTGTTCGCGATGTTCTGAATGAAGAAATTCACGCCATTGAAGAACGCCATCAGGCAGGGGCACTCGTCTTTAGCCAAGCGGGAAGCTACGCTCCGACACTCGGGGTATTGGGTGCGGTTGTGGGTCTGATTGCCGCCTTGGGTAACTTGAGTGACATCGATGCATTGGGTATATCGATTGCGGCTGCGTTCGTAGCTACCTTGCTCGGTATTTTCACGGGTTACGTATTATGGCACCCGTTCGCAACCAAGCTCAAACGGAAATCAAAGGCAGAAATTGAAATCAAAAAAATCATGGTCGAAGGATTGCTTTCCATTCAAGCAGGTGTATCCCCGACTGCGATTGAGCAAAAGTTGCTGGTTTACATTCCATACCAAGAGCGTGCGGAAATGAAAGAAGAAATGAAGGAAGAGAAGAGGGAGGAAGGAGCTGCGGTAAATGGCTAA
- a CDS encoding ZIP family metal transporter, which produces MEQLLIGSFLSAMATGVGALPILFFKSVSHRWRDILLAFTAGIMVAASTFSLIPQALQSAPFIIVCLGVLTGTLLLTVLESIVPHIDLEHTRINISMDSQSLLILSAITLHNIPEGLSVGVSYSSEQSGLGGLISFAIGLQNAPEGFLVALFLINQKVSRFKAFLLATMTGAVEIVSGICGYYLTSVVHGLVPYGLSFAAGAMLFIVYKELIPESHGDGHARSATFSFILGLLVMIGLVQSFG; this is translated from the coding sequence ATGGAACAACTACTGATAGGTAGCTTTCTTTCTGCCATGGCTACTGGTGTGGGCGCCTTGCCTATCCTTTTTTTCAAATCGGTATCACATCGATGGCGGGATATATTGCTGGCGTTCACGGCAGGAATTATGGTGGCTGCCTCGACATTCAGTCTGATCCCACAGGCACTTCAGAGCGCGCCATTTATTATCGTTTGTTTGGGAGTGCTTACCGGAACATTGTTGCTTACGGTGTTGGAAAGCATCGTCCCGCATATCGATTTGGAGCATACGAGAATCAACATTTCGATGGATTCGCAATCGCTGCTGATCTTGTCTGCGATTACCTTGCACAATATTCCAGAGGGCTTGTCCGTTGGCGTGAGCTATTCGAGTGAACAGTCTGGCTTGGGTGGCCTGATTTCTTTTGCAATCGGTCTGCAAAATGCACCAGAAGGCTTTCTGGTGGCACTTTTTCTGATCAATCAAAAGGTCAGTCGCTTCAAGGCGTTTCTTTTGGCAACGATGACCGGAGCAGTTGAAATCGTCTCTGGGATCTGTGGCTATTATTTAACCTCTGTTGTTCACGGGCTGGTGCCATACGGGCTTTCCTTTGCCGCAGGCGCGATGTTGTTCATCGTTTACAAGGAGCTCATCCCCGAAAGCCATGGAGATGGTCATGCTCGATCTGCGACTTTTTCGTTTATCCTGGGACTTTTGGTCATGATTGGACTAGTTCAGTCGTTTGGATGA
- a CDS encoding ankyrin repeat domain-containing protein codes for MYKLIFTAIPFGMLLTGCVDEPSVTAPAVTTVQQQQPATPQPSQQRSQPGKKPTLSQEEVKERNKKLLSAAAEGKTDEVKASLAAGAEINAQDDRGRTAVMAATHGNHVETVKVLIEAGADINIQDDRQDNPFLYAGAEGYLEILKLVIDAGPDTKIYNRFGGTPLIPAAEHGYVEVAKEILTRTDVDVNHVNNPGWTALMEAIVLNDGGKKQQEMVQLLIDHGADVNIPDSEGKTPLYRANERGYHEIVQILQKAGAR; via the coding sequence ATGTACAAACTCATTTTCACTGCAATCCCATTCGGAATGCTGTTGACTGGCTGTGTGGATGAACCGTCCGTAACAGCTCCGGCTGTAACGACCGTACAGCAACAACAACCAGCAACACCACAGCCGTCACAACAACGGTCTCAACCAGGGAAAAAACCAACTCTATCTCAAGAAGAAGTGAAAGAACGGAACAAAAAACTGCTCTCTGCAGCAGCCGAGGGCAAAACCGATGAAGTCAAGGCTAGCTTGGCAGCAGGGGCTGAGATAAACGCACAGGATGATCGTGGAAGAACAGCAGTGATGGCCGCTACACACGGCAACCATGTGGAAACAGTGAAGGTCCTCATTGAAGCAGGAGCTGACATCAATATTCAGGACGACCGGCAAGATAATCCGTTCTTGTATGCGGGAGCAGAAGGATACCTGGAGATATTGAAGCTGGTTATCGATGCAGGTCCAGATACGAAGATCTACAACCGCTTCGGAGGAACACCTTTGATTCCAGCGGCAGAACATGGATATGTGGAAGTAGCGAAGGAAATTCTTACACGGACGGATGTAGACGTCAACCATGTGAACAATCCGGGCTGGACAGCACTGATGGAAGCAATCGTATTGAACGATGGTGGAAAAAAACAACAAGAGATGGTCCAACTGTTAATCGACCACGGTGCTGATGTGAACATCCCGGATAGCGAAGGAAAAACACCCCTATATCGTGCAAATGAACGAGGTTATCACGAGATCGTACAAATCCTGCAAAAAGCTGGAGCACGCTAA
- a CDS encoding winged helix-turn-helix transcriptional regulator — MSDLRKETLEKIKNGDFTCSKELTLSMFSGKWKVVILWHLGVEGPHRFSELQRLFPKITHKMLTNQLKELIEDGIVHREVYPEVPPRVEYSMTELGMTLLPIVEMMYEWGEMRMGQLKLELGENSV; from the coding sequence ATGTCCGATTTGCGGAAAGAAACCTTAGAAAAAATAAAAAACGGTGATTTTACCTGTTCCAAGGAGCTGACCTTGTCTATGTTCAGCGGAAAATGGAAAGTCGTGATCCTGTGGCATTTAGGGGTAGAAGGCCCGCATCGCTTTAGTGAGCTGCAACGGCTATTCCCAAAAATTACACATAAAATGCTGACGAATCAGTTAAAAGAGCTAATCGAAGACGGGATTGTTCACCGGGAAGTATACCCGGAGGTCCCTCCTCGCGTGGAGTATTCCATGACGGAGCTGGGGATGACTTTGTTGCCCATTGTGGAAATGATGTATGAGTGGGGCGAAATGCGGATGGGGCAGTTGAAGCTGGAATTGGGGGAGAACTCTGTTTAG
- a CDS encoding helix-turn-helix domain-containing protein, whose translation MLVWMLRKVMAERGVWTGAALARLLKERANYSLSPASISALLTSQPKQMKAETLDALCTALECTPNDLWAYTPPNRVKGA comes from the coding sequence ATGCTTGTCTGGATGTTGCGAAAAGTAATGGCAGAAAGAGGAGTTTGGACGGGGGCCGCTTTAGCAAGGCTGTTAAAAGAGAGAGCAAATTACAGTTTGTCTCCAGCCTCCATCAGTGCTTTACTAACCAGTCAACCCAAACAAATGAAAGCCGAGACACTTGATGCACTCTGTACTGCTCTGGAATGTACACCAAATGACTTGTGGGCGTATACACCGCCTAATAGAGTGAAGGGAGCATAA
- a CDS encoding IS1182 family transposase (programmed frameshift) — translation MHYEFVCLDELVPEDHLLRVIQKHIDFSFIREKVRQYYCEDNGRPSIDPIVLFKMIFIGYLYGIRSERQLEKEIQTNIAYRWFLGLSLTDRVPDHTTISWNRRTRFKNTNVFQEIFDEIVRLAIQHRMVAGRVLISDSTHLKANANKRKFKKHVIEKTSRAYLKDLEAAINEDREVHGKKGLKPREGVKEEKEIKVSTTDPESGYMVRDSKPEGFFYLDHRTVDHKYNIITDVHVTAGNVHDSVPYIDRLNLQIEKFGFKDTIEAIALDAGYLTTPICKALHDINVFAVIGHRAFTPVKGLFAKWRFKYALESDVYICPQKHKLTYSTTDRNGYRMYKSNKEICKTCPRLTECTRSKNHQKVISRHVWEESKEWVRQNRLSKSGKYLYRLRYQTIERSFADAKELHGLRYCRLRGRENVQEQVLMTATVQNIKKIALHLAKAS, via the exons ATGCATTACGAATTTGTGTGCCTCGATGAATTGGTCCCAGAGGACCATTTATTAAGGGTCATCCAAAAACATATAGATTTCTCTTTCATCCGAGAAAAAGTACGTCAATATTATTGCGAGGATAACGGTAGACCTTCCATTGATCCTATTGTTTTATTTAAAATGATTTTCATTGGATACCTTTACGGTATCCGCTCAGAGAGGCAGCTCGAAAAAGAAATCCAGACTAATATCGCCTACCGTTGGTTTCTTGGCCTTTCTTTAACAGATCGAGTTCCAGATCACACAACAATCAGTTGGAATCGTCGAACCCGTTTTAAAAATACAAATGTTTTTCAGGAGATTTTTGATGAAATTGTGCGTTTGGCGATTCAGCATCGAATGGTCGCTGGACGTGTATTGATAAGTGATTCCACGCATCTTAAAGCAAATGCGAATAAACGAAAATTTAAGAAGCATGTCATCGAGAAAACGAGTCGTGCCTATCTCAAAGATTTAGAGGCAGCAATTAATGAAGACCGCGAAGTACATGGAAAAAAGG GATTAAAGCCTAGAGAGGGTGTGAAGGAAGAAAAGGAAATCAAGGTGAGTACTACTGATCCAGAAAGTGGCTACATGGTTCGAGACAGCAAGCCCGAAGGCTTTTTCTATCTCGATCACCGGACCGTCGATCATAAGTACAATATTATTACCGATGTCCATGTCACTGCTGGCAATGTCCATGATTCCGTTCCTTACATAGATAGGCTGAATCTCCAAATCGAGAAGTTTGGGTTTAAGGATACAATTGAAGCAATTGCATTAGATGCTGGTTACTTAACTACTCCAATCTGCAAGGCACTTCACGATATAAATGTATTTGCTGTCATCGGTCATCGTGCCTTTACACCTGTTAAAGGCCTTTTTGCTAAATGGCGTTTTAAATATGCTCTGGAGTCCGATGTGTACATATGCCCTCAAAAACATAAGCTTACTTATTCGACTACTGATCGAAACGGATACAGGATGTATAAGTCCAATAAAGAAATTTGTAAAACTTGTCCAAGGCTTACTGAGTGTACCCGATCTAAAAATCACCAAAAGGTGATAAGCAGGCACGTTTGGGAAGAGAGTAAGGAATGGGTTCGACAGAACCGTTTAAGTAAATCAGGGAAATATTTGTATAGATTAAGATACCAAACCATAGAGCGAAGCTTTGCAGATGCTAAAGAACTGCATGGGCTTCGCTATTGTAGGTTACGCGGACGTGAAAATGTCCAAGAGCAGGTATTGATGACAGCAACAGTTCAAAACATTAAAAAGATAGCACTACACCTAGCGAAAGCAAGTTAG
- the def gene encoding peptide deformylase encodes MAVKQILPFGDPILRKVAKPVDELNAKTFKLLDEMAETLYATDGRAGLAAPQVGILRRVVVMDCGDGLIELINPEIIEKSGEQIGMEACLSFPGYFGNVKRAEHVKVKTLNRQGEEIILAADGFLAVCMQHEIDHLDGILFVDHVQEKWLYHEKTRQKVDLLDVIRLTKKT; translated from the coding sequence ATGGCAGTGAAACAGATTTTGCCTTTTGGAGACCCAATCTTGCGTAAAGTAGCCAAGCCAGTGGATGAACTGAATGCGAAAACGTTCAAGCTACTGGACGAAATGGCTGAAACCTTATATGCCACGGACGGCCGTGCTGGCCTTGCCGCACCTCAAGTAGGCATTCTTCGCAGGGTGGTTGTCATGGATTGCGGAGATGGATTAATTGAGCTCATTAATCCAGAAATCATAGAAAAGAGTGGCGAACAAATCGGAATGGAAGCTTGCTTATCTTTTCCTGGTTACTTTGGCAATGTTAAGAGAGCCGAGCATGTAAAGGTAAAGACGTTGAACAGACAAGGCGAGGAAATAATTCTTGCAGCAGACGGATTCCTTGCCGTTTGTATGCAGCATGAAATCGATCATTTAGACGGAATTTTATTTGTGGATCATGTTCAGGAAAAATGGCTGTATCATGAAAAAACAAGGCAAAAAGTCGATTTGCTGGATGTGATCCGCTTAACAAAAAAGACCTAA
- a CDS encoding protein-glutamine gamma-glutamyltransferase: protein MIVIAGRPANPASLAAEWGLNPVQRETVAIMARSDETFEYPTPELLQFELNMRDHLVRSALALHESGLAFSTFEESRANPAYWIRTDQGGFRLRPGVLPSNGIINIFLEGQKYATECATAMVIIIYHAVLQSIRLPDFERMFSDILLYDWRYDQDLDLQTIRTNTFLPGDVIYFANPDYDRATPQWQGENAVVLGNGLYYGHGAGIKRANEMVAFLNEQRREGAMRSAYLVNQATRPGFAYLFPYDNGRSTMRAFGHPIQASSRITAQIGSLSWEW, encoded by the coding sequence ATGATCGTCATAGCGGGGAGACCAGCTAATCCCGCCTCGTTGGCAGCGGAATGGGGATTAAATCCGGTACAGCGTGAAACAGTAGCGATTATGGCACGTAGTGATGAAACATTTGAATATCCAACTCCTGAGCTCCTGCAATTTGAACTGAACATGCGCGATCATCTGGTGAGGTCTGCCTTGGCACTGCACGAAAGCGGCCTGGCCTTTTCTACTTTTGAAGAATCTCGTGCCAATCCAGCTTACTGGATACGAACAGACCAGGGCGGATTCCGCTTGCGACCCGGAGTACTGCCATCCAACGGGATTATCAATATTTTTCTTGAGGGCCAAAAATACGCCACGGAATGCGCTACAGCGATGGTCATTATTATTTATCATGCAGTCCTACAGTCCATTCGTTTACCGGATTTTGAGAGAATGTTTTCGGACATCTTGCTGTATGACTGGCGGTACGATCAGGATCTGGACTTGCAAACAATCAGGACAAATACCTTCTTGCCTGGTGATGTAATTTATTTTGCCAATCCTGATTACGATCGCGCCACACCACAGTGGCAAGGGGAAAATGCAGTTGTGCTCGGCAATGGCTTGTATTACGGGCATGGTGCGGGGATCAAACGAGCAAATGAGATGGTAGCGTTTTTGAATGAACAACGAAGAGAAGGCGCAATGCGGTCAGCCTATCTGGTCAATCAGGCGACTCGGCCTGGTTTCGCCTACTTGTTTCCCTACGACAACGGTCGTTCTACCATGCGAGCTTTCGGCCATCCCATACAAGCAAGCAGTCGAATTACAGCGCAGATCGGTTCTTTGTCTTGGGAGTGGTAA
- the solA gene encoding N-methyl-L-tryptophan oxidase, whose translation MQNYDVIIVGAGSMGMAAGYYLAKQGVRTLMIDAFDPPHTMGSHHGDTRIIRHAYGEGKQYVPLALRAQQLWSELEQASGIPIFAKTGVLNAGPLNCTFLNEIRESAEQYSLPLEVLSADEVKQRWPGINLPADYYGCLEPASGVLYCENGIRAYRELALASGAILLTNTPVTQLEPAENGFIVHTESASYHGDKVLLSAGAWNGSLLDSLGLSIPLKPTRKTVAWFGADEGQYSADGFPAFIFRLHDSMFYGFPSFDGAGVKIGRHDGGHAIDPDKLERTFGTYLSDEGCVRSFLETYMPEAAGPLRQGKVCIYTMTPDEHFVIDRHPQHPQLVFAAGFSGHGFKFASAIGEATSQLLVEGASTLDLSMFSWKRFSCP comes from the coding sequence ATGCAAAACTACGACGTCATTATTGTGGGAGCAGGATCGATGGGAATGGCGGCTGGCTACTATCTGGCGAAACAGGGCGTGCGTACACTCATGATCGATGCCTTTGATCCCCCACACACAATGGGCAGCCATCATGGGGATACCCGTATCATTCGCCATGCGTACGGAGAAGGAAAACAGTACGTCCCGCTCGCATTGCGGGCACAACAGTTGTGGTCAGAACTCGAACAAGCATCTGGTATACCGATCTTCGCCAAAACGGGTGTTTTGAACGCTGGACCCTTGAATTGTACTTTCCTGAATGAAATTCGGGAGAGCGCCGAGCAGTACTCCCTTCCCTTGGAAGTACTCAGTGCCGATGAGGTCAAGCAACGCTGGCCAGGAATCAATCTGCCTGCTGATTACTACGGTTGCTTGGAGCCTGCTTCAGGTGTGCTTTATTGCGAAAACGGCATTCGTGCCTATCGAGAGCTCGCCCTTGCCTCAGGAGCTATACTGTTGACGAACACGCCAGTCACGCAGTTGGAACCAGCAGAAAATGGGTTCATCGTGCATACGGAATCTGCCAGCTACCACGGCGATAAAGTCCTGCTATCCGCCGGTGCTTGGAATGGTTCGCTCCTGGACTCATTGGGCTTGTCCATCCCGCTTAAGCCTACACGCAAAACGGTCGCCTGGTTTGGTGCAGATGAGGGCCAGTACAGTGCGGATGGCTTTCCCGCTTTCATCTTTCGCCTTCATGACTCCATGTTCTACGGATTTCCCAGTTTTGATGGCGCTGGTGTAAAAATCGGACGCCATGACGGAGGACACGCCATCGATCCCGATAAACTGGAACGTACCTTTGGCACCTATTTGTCGGACGAAGGCTGTGTTCGCTCTTTTTTGGAAACGTATATGCCTGAAGCAGCCGGACCATTGCGCCAAGGCAAGGTATGCATCTACACGATGACACCGGATGAGCATTTCGTCATTGACCGTCATCCTCAACATCCACAGCTTGTATTTGCAGCGGGCTTTTCCGGGCACGGTTTTAAATTCGCCAGTGCGATCGGGGAAGCGACCAGCCAACTGCTGGTAGAGGGAGCCTCTACCCTTGACCTGTCTATGTTTTCTTGGAAGCGATTCTCCTGCCCCTAA
- a CDS encoding flavin reductase family protein: protein MPSHTTIQPKILYYGTPVVLLTTENEDGTTNISPISSSWALGNFVILGLGFGSHGLENLRQRPECVINLPDASMWQQVEALAPLTGRNPVPAYKEELGFRYEADKFQAANLTPVDSNIVRPKRVGECPLQLEAVVRTIRFPEYADMFAIVETEVRQVHADKQIVQSAHHVNPQAWNPLIYNFRHYFGLGDQLGKTYRSET, encoded by the coding sequence ATGCCAAGCCATACGACCATCCAACCGAAGATTTTGTATTACGGAACCCCCGTTGTCCTGTTGACGACTGAAAATGAAGATGGAACAACAAACATCAGTCCCATCTCATCGTCATGGGCGTTAGGAAATTTTGTCATTCTGGGACTCGGATTTGGCTCGCATGGATTGGAAAATTTGCGTCAGCGGCCGGAGTGTGTTATCAATTTGCCGGATGCCTCGATGTGGCAGCAAGTGGAAGCGTTGGCTCCGCTAACAGGCCGCAATCCCGTACCCGCCTACAAAGAGGAGCTGGGCTTCCGCTATGAAGCGGATAAGTTTCAGGCAGCCAATTTGACTCCTGTTGATTCTAATATCGTTCGTCCAAAGCGAGTAGGAGAATGCCCGCTTCAACTCGAAGCAGTGGTCCGCACCATCCGTTTTCCGGAATATGCCGACATGTTTGCGATCGTGGAGACAGAAGTGCGTCAGGTTCATGCAGACAAACAAATTGTACAAAGTGCTCATCACGTGAATCCTCAAGCATGGAATCCATTGATCTACAACTTCCGTCATTATTTTGGTCTAGGTGATCAGTTGGGAAAAACATATCGATCGGAAACGTAG
- the motB gene encoding flagellar motor protein MotB: protein MAKRPKRHAHHEEHMDESWLIPYADLLTLLLALFIVLFASSEMDAKKFDQMVRSFSVAINGGTGVMNYPSPVPLDPQLQQQTLHKGAQEAEKQKTEEEKRLEEAVRKETEDLKKLQTKLDGYIQQNKLQDKLQTKLTEEGLLITILDNALFDSGKADLKPEARKLASEMAAMLVPHPKKVTVTGHTDNVPIRRAEFPSNWDLSAKRSVNFLKVLLENKNLDPTKFSATGLGEYHPVAPNTTAEGRAKNRRVEVAILRDLASPPKNTVNP from the coding sequence ATGGCTAAGCGACCAAAGAGACATGCTCATCATGAAGAGCATATGGACGAGTCTTGGCTAATTCCATACGCGGACTTGCTCACCCTTCTGCTCGCTTTGTTTATCGTGTTGTTCGCCTCTAGCGAGATGGATGCGAAGAAGTTCGACCAAATGGTTCGGTCCTTCAGCGTTGCAATCAACGGCGGTACGGGAGTCATGAACTACCCAAGCCCGGTACCGCTAGACCCGCAGCTTCAGCAGCAAACCTTGCACAAAGGCGCACAGGAAGCAGAAAAACAGAAGACAGAAGAAGAAAAGCGTCTGGAAGAAGCGGTCCGCAAAGAGACAGAGGACTTGAAAAAGCTACAGACAAAGCTGGACGGATACATTCAGCAAAACAAGCTGCAGGACAAGCTCCAGACCAAGCTGACCGAAGAAGGACTGCTGATCACCATTTTGGACAATGCGTTGTTTGACTCCGGTAAGGCCGATCTGAAACCGGAAGCGAGAAAGCTTGCGAGTGAAATGGCAGCGATGCTGGTGCCTCACCCGAAAAAAGTGACGGTAACTGGTCATACGGACAATGTGCCGATTCGCCGTGCTGAGTTCCCCTCCAACTGGGATCTCAGTGCCAAACGTTCCGTTAACTTCTTGAAGGTGCTTCTGGAAAACAAAAACCTCGACCCGACGAAGTTCAGCGCGACAGGCTTGGGAGAATACCATCCGGTAGCGCCGAATACGACGGCAGAAGGCAGAGCGAAAAACAGACGGGTAGAGGTAGCAATCCTGCGTGATCTGGCCTCTCCACCGAAAAATACTGTGAATCCGTAA